Sequence from the Helianthus annuus cultivar XRQ/B chromosome 13, HanXRQr2.0-SUNRISE, whole genome shotgun sequence genome:
ttttgctactagCCGTGCTTTATAGGTGTGTATATTTCCATGCATGTCGGTTTttctcttgaaaacccatttgctccctactgcccgagattcggggggtagctcaaccaagtcccaGACTTGATTGTCATGCATGGATTGCATCTCGGCTTTCATGGCCTCTAGCCATTTCGCAGAATCTGGATTAGAAATAGCAGATTTGTAACTAGTAGGCTCGTCATCAGACTCAGCTACTGTCAGGACTTCAGAACCCTCAACATGCCAAAGGTATCTATTGGGTTCTTTACGAGTCCTGATGCTCCTGCGAAGGCTTGTGTTCAGGTCTGATTCGGTATCAACAATTTGTTGTGGTTCAGACGTTCCGACCTCGTCAACGGTTGTTTGTAGTCCTTGAACTTCTTCAAGATCTACTAAGTTACTTCCAGTTCCTCGATTAAGAAGTTCATCTTCAAGGAACCTTTTAGCCTTCCTTTTGATGGAAATCGTATTTGCATCAGGATGGTAGAAGTAATAACCGCATTGGTTATAGTATCCGACGAAAACAACCTTTTCGCCTCGAGGGTCGAGCTTGTCATCAGAGTCACTTGTGATGTAAGCATCACACCCCCATACTCTTAGGTAACTCAAATTCGGCTTATgcccatgccatatctcatatggAGTTTTGTTTACCTTTTTGGTCGGTGCTAGATTTACGAGTCGAGCAGCAGTCATAAGAGCAAAACCCCAAAAAGAGTGAGGTAAATTTGTTCTATACATCATCGATCGAATCATATTTAGTAGggttcgatttctcctttcacacacgccattaagttggggtgtgcCTGGTGGAGTGGGTTGTGAAACTATTCCACGTTCCTTTAGGTGATCGAGAAATTCCAAGCTGAGGTATTCACCGCCTCGATCTGAGCGAAGCATTTTAATCTTTCTATTAAGTTGGTTTTCAACTTCGTTTTGAaactctttgaacttttcaaaagtttcatgctTATGCTTTATGAGATAGACATAAGCATATCGACTATAATCGTCGATGAACGTAACGAAGTATCTCTCGTAATTCCTAGTCATGGTtctaaaaggaccacatacatctgagtGTATGAGTCCTAGTAGATCACTGGCTCGTTCACCAACATGGGTAAAGGGATCCTTGGTGAGTTTGCCAGCTAAGCAAGACTCGCAATCATCAAATGAGTCCGTTCCGgtggattcaagaatcccctTAGATTGGAGCCATTTTACGCGTGCCTTGCTTATATGGCCAAGTCTACAATGCCATAGGAATGAATCACTAGCACCATTTTTCTGAAATTTAGAAAGGTGATATATGTTACTGCTAGGCTGAACATTAATTTCATAGATACCGTTTCGAGGGTTAGCCTCAAAATAGTAAATACCATTTAGATAAGCAGAAATAGCAACACCATTAAAAACATATCTAAATCCTTGTTCAAAAAGCaacaaaactgaaatgattttcCTGGTTAAACCAGGTGCATAAACACAATTGTTCAAAACAACGACAAGACCAGAAGGGCATGTAAGATTAAATGTGCCAGTTGCCATAACTGGGACTCTTTTCCCATCACCAACAATGAGCTCCATGTCTCCTGGCTTCAGTTTCTTCCACTTCTCAGGCTCCTGCAAGACATTAATGATGTGATAACCACACccggtatcaaatacccatgtgttTCTTGAAACAGTGAAAAGTTCGATAACATATAGTAGAATACCTGAAGAAGTGCCTTCTCCATTAGCCTTCTTCACTTTGAGCTTGGCAAGATACTCGGGGCAGTTACGTTTCcagtgccccatcttgttacactCATAGCATTACCGCTCTTCTGGAAGAGGGGCTTTCATAGCTTGCTTGCTCTTGTTGGTGGCAGGTTTGGCAACAACATGAGCCTTTCCTTTGTTTTTGTTGTTATaacttttcttctttgttttgggCTTTTTAACACCACCAGGTCGAACCATTAACACTTGGCTTACTTTGTTGGAAATGTTCATCTCTGCCGTTTTGAGCATCCCATGTAGCTCTGGCATTGTCTTTACCCAGTCATTCATGTTAAAGTTCATAACAAATTGATCATAGTGACTGGAAAGAGAGTTGCGAATGAAGTCAACAGCCATCTCATCTTGGAGAGGATAACCAAGTTTGTTTAGTTGGTAGATGTAGCCTTTCATCTTGAGGACATGAGCACTAACTGAGGAACCATCTTGCATTCTACAGCTTATGAGCTGTTTCATGGTGTCATAGCGTTCCTGACGGGCTTGTTTATGAAACATGCCCTTGAGTTGTTCAATCATGTCGAAGGAATTCATGTCTTCCATATTCttctgaagatctggagacatggTGGCTTGCATGAGGCAAGCAACTTCCATGGCATCTTCTTTATGTTTGTCGAAAGCCTTCTTCGCAACCACAGTGTTGTTCTCGGGTGCAGTTGGGATCGgggtttccaaaacataaagccTTTTTGCCAtcttgagaacgattctcaagttgTGGTGCCACTTAAGAAAATTGGTGTTATTCAGTTTGTCTTTCTCAAGTATGGACTTGAGAGCAAAAGAGGAGTTGTTTTCAGATGACATCTGTTTAGCAAAAATTATTTAATTAGTACTTTTAATGTATTTCCTTATTTAGTGAGGTGAGACGATAAGGAGCGAGAATCCGGTTAGAAGCCCTTTCTAAAGGCAGCTGGGGCATGCAACATTAGCAAGAGGTTCAAGCGGACGGACAATGATTGTCAATTGTGAGAAAAGCACAACTCCCGGGGTTTATGAGGCTGCGAGGAAAACCTTTGCCCTTGCATTGATACGTTTGGCCTTATCTATGCCACTTTTGTTCTCGAGACGGCTAGGGCACGCAACACCAGAAGaaaagtaatagtcgtcctaaaaCGGTCGCATGTGGAAGGGCCGGATGTGTCGACGGAACCCTTGCACCTTGTAAGGATAAACTAGACACCAAGTGTCGTGCTGTGGCTCCAACACTGATGGTTCGCATTATGCCCCAAGTGCTACTAGTAGTAGGATGGCATAGACgattgattttaattttttaccaaatagggttgttatagtcggttttaatttaaatattaaattTGCGACATAACCAAAAGACCCTTTCACCTCTCGGGACAAATAGTTTTAGATAACCTACaaaactaagtttgtcgcgactTGGAATAACCAATTTAAAGTTAATAGTGAATACTATTAAGTTTGTTAGGACCAGTTTtaactccgaaacgattgcgaaccgaatgtgtgacgtgcggaatctgtacacgaacgtgaccgaacacacgagacgtaattaTAACCGTGATTCTTTGATAGATCTAAAAACGTACAAGAaacgtgaatcaccttttgcctttctctctctactttctctctctagctcctaTCTCCTCAAATGTAGCAAATGGCAAAAGTGGCAAAAGTAAGGCATaaacctcctatttataggccaaggggctttaatgagattcctcattattacagaaatgccaccttgccttttctccTAAATCTAACACTATAAGCACTAAACTTCTTCTGTTTCTGTTACGAACggaattgacggaggcgatagacataaatgcactaacagatgactcccccttggatattgccgtagtcaatccgtagtcaagctcgtagcgacttgtctttatttttctctctgagtcttcttgaagatttgacgtcttcagcaaacacagactcccttttgcttgaacagaatccccgtggatctgtcttcagcttcagcttctccccctttcggtagactcttcaggctcccTCTTTCGTCAAGCtgccgtgcttttgggatcgacacctggctttccgatTACAAGCTTCTTGAGGATAGATTCCTGGCTctttgaatccacgcttcctcttgcgttgagcttgtcttcagactcccccttagactcggctatcgggatcgtagtctggtacaacATCTGCAAGTCTCAGACAATTATAAGTACAAATGTTTTGAAAttgtccagaaatcgtaatctggctcttttaaactttctaaatcactCCCCTTATCAACAATCTTTATTGATTGGGCAGCATTTAagtatccaaaattgaaaactggctcttttacagattttaagtttcaaattaatgaacttgttttattttcagaaacacgatcagcgtacttagattttgaaactcagctttcagacatcggttgttgaaaataaaatggaatcaaaatctttttgtatttttctgaaatgtaaagcagtaaagaaatatttacaaatatatttagagacaatatttttgtttgagttcgcgtcagaggatcatatcagtttatgacaaatcactagtaccgttgagctttaaaaactttaagttctaaacgattcacttagattgtcagtatactgatccacttaaattttcacacaaagttcaactgtttcgagatacgagtttagtgttttaaggacttaaacttattcgcgtgtaccacctcagaatatactcccgtatccagatcccaatattcagtcttacaggtgagtatacctaaatgatatctgtaaagggttaaatgtgaaaccgtgagagctcaggtcagaactttcgtttagcagagagatgacggttcgactttcggtgtattccctttagaggatcttttcttcaacagcacatgattagcatttttcaatgtttcgtCATTTTttttgctgagggtgatgctatatttcaagcaagcgaaaagtattatacggggactaggccattgcttccgcaaaatcagaagtcccaggataataccccagatatcactaagcataaagacctagtatctcagaaagaggggtctttcaaacaagatttcaggggttacctatatatccgagagatgttccccacgaaataagtaagtttgaaaattaggtttatatctcgaaaacaatctactaagcgtataaaaatctactggcatatcatcagtgagaccgtttatcacattttaactttccaattctttatcgtactgtgattgtctgctgatgtactatcatttcctctttttacacaaaaactctttttcatttttttcatgtttttggctttttcaaattttctaatgtttttgtattttctgaaatttttactccccctaaaattcaaaacatttaaagaaaatttgacaaaccgatgtagacagctttgtctcgccatccattttctgcttttcgtgcactgatttgcagaaaatataaagtaaagcagtaattacccccatgatttacaacacattgatttttacagtttgaaaaccatttttcaatcttgtgaaagtaatcgtgtttgttccgccgtgagggtttcggcatattcaatcaacaaatttttgagatttttgaatttttgacaaatttaaaaacaaacatatttttgatttttcaaattttgacaaaatgaaaacatatttttggtttttaaatttttcaatttttatagtttttgaaatatggtttatttatgtacagacaacaaataaactccctgtttcaaccaataCAGGGTTCAGCAGCCTTCTCCTCCTGTGCTAGGCTGCTCTGACACTCCTCTGGTTGACATTCAGTtctcttgagcacctgcacatttaaAGTATTCAatcacttgaacaatttagcccaggtctgttggaccttaggcatttcaacacaatatgcttcattcaacttcggaaaatctttgtcgtTTTGAACAAAGACTTTTTCAACTTTAGCATCATTTACCGAAGTTatttgtttcttaacactccatgtttgacctttaggagtccctcttttataaaaatttgaCTCTTTTTGAACGTTTGGACtctgaacaacaacttttggtttccaaaactggtttggttttgttgcatcaacagttgttttccaactttgtgttgttctaagtcTGGGTGTCACAggtttccatgtttgttgtgagtcagcctttgacattttcggcttccaagtttgctttgaatCAAACTTGGTTGATTTCTAATTCACAACATCAGACTTTTGTTTCTCAACATAAACAGACTTCTTTTTCgtctcaacatcaacaggtttcagatttggacacttgcgtgcaagatgtccttttttatcacatttaaaacatgttctttttgagacatctttgacctgttgttgttgttttttctGAGCAtggaactcttcattagactgtcgtctagattggagttctttctcttttTCGGAACTTGTTCTgtgaacaaagttcatttttgcctgaaaattcagagtttcatttttattccaattttgtttctttttataacccaacccagccttcatgtttttctttttgtaaccaggtttgttataaaaggTTTTCTGACATTTTCCAGCAAATTTTGGAATTTCAGACTTTTTAATTtgaaccattttgaaaactttgtcaatcttttctgaaatcacattctgaatcgggaatacaatatataagaataatttgtctgatccaatcatggaataaaccaatccttttgaatcatcattcaaatttttcttggattttgagtttttcagatattcttcatgaaaactaccttcattttcatcatgtgattcagctttacctgtatcaaccgactcttctttcaacacactttcaacgaccttatctaccacctctgaatcactagaatcatcagatttggaataggttacgtcaatgttatctggcaattgatctaccatgttgaaagctttctcgaccttttcatcatcataaaacacaaacttttccggtggtggaacttgatgaaactctgagccaatacctttcgtgttttgctcagaatcttttccatccggttttatattgaaaatacattcaagcacatatgacgacgcgtgataactttttaatttgttgttatcctgttctaaattaGCAATCTTACGCTTAAGTTTAGTAACATCTTCAATATAAGAATTCACAACTTGTTGTTTTATTTCATACATTCGTTTTAGTTCCTTTGATGTTTCAGAATAGTATTTCAATCTTGATTGAGCAAGTTTCATTTcactttttactttttcaaatgaCTCTTTCGTAATGTGATatgccaattttattgaatcatattcctttttcatttcttggcAAATGCTTTCTTTTTGTGAACATTCTTCTGTCATTttagaaacattttctttcaaaacttcatattctttttctatctttttacaTTTTGTTGAAAGCGTttcattgttttcttttaaaaccttttcattttcaaacatttctttgcacttgtttttgaaaacttcttcaagttttgcaaaatcaagatctcttgttctgatcttttcatctttttcagtacaagcactgcacatttctatgcatttcttgcactgttcaacagtTTCAGTCAAGATgttagaatcagaatttacctcagtgattggcaccttgGTGTTTGCTTCTGTTTTTGTCTGATCAGCTTCTTTCTGCTGCTTCTCATCAACAACATTACCAGCAACATCTGTTGAACTTTCAACCTTCACTTCTATCGAACTTTCCTTCTCTTTCTTGACTTCTTCAACTTGCTGTTCTTCAGTAATAGCTTCTTTCTCAATAACCTTCTCTTTAGCTTTCTCAACTCCATCTTTCACTTTTTCTTCAACCTTGACCTCCTCGGCAACTTTCTTCAAATCATCAACCAGATTCTTAAtgttcttcttcattctttcttcattCCTCTTCCTCAGTTTTGTTGTCATAGCATCCCTGATGATTTTATCCAGCCTTTTCACATATGTCTTGTCTTTTGCAACATTGGAATAATATTCACCGGATCGAGGAATTacaagaagaacatcatcatgaaCTATGTCACTTCTTGGAACGACTGGTTCACCTTGTTTGTTGACAAAACATTCCTgcttcttatcccatcttttgTTCACAACAGCATTCTCatattctgtcacaccccgattttccacgtgtatcaccggtgggcccggtgggggattaccgtgacgtagttggcaacaatatagtcaaaccacaatatttaaatgcacagcggaagcaataaagataaatataattcaaccatttactgtaatatcaatgtatcacaagtagttgaatagtatccacaggatggatcaaaataaataaaatgtcgttcaacagataagacatcaagcttgcgagacttcttaatgatgctatggagctaatgccagccaattacgtgtagtacctgcacttaatctttttgggaaaatacgtcagtttacactggtaaatacgatcaactgactcattttgtaaatgattgaaaattggtttagatgcacaaggcataaacatgtttgtttaacttgggaaaattatttaatattataatcttgtgaacgaattacatgttccttctttgcgttcagtagcccggatcgtgccgggttaaagatcaatagacacaccacatttgcgtaaaaccgaggcgggtaaaccatcggctacgtcttttaatagtatagacatcatatcgggtgtacgcctacacccgagagtcaaggtcgtggccatttcttcgaatgatgccaaggatatccgggacatggtcattaacccccaaaggcttttaagtaacaagactgtttaaatgagccgaccaaactattcaattaaccacctaagcgatggaattatttgatgctcaatcaagcggtattttatataccgtaacccaagcccgtataagggaaaataagttaaaagtatttacctttgcaatgtatattccttaatcaattaaatcaccgatatcttttactggggctcctattctggaacgaaggttaaaataacctattagaatcctaacgggtctttatattagccgtagcctagaccggttagtttcgagggatagatacggtttaatcgcgtgaaaggcgaaaaccgagaatggaatgtgattctgacccaacaagtttggagacttgttttatatgggtttaatattcacactctggatcttggggtcaaaatgatatggtttgacccgtatcggctaatttatgtaaactagttacataagccgaaccgtgggcgcaataggcgcaacgggtaaccgtaggagtcctacactgttttcctaagttaatatactttaaagaggttgtggtatcagtaggataccttccataatgcccgtaacgagttttagttcattatacgccccgtaggggttttccggtcatttttaaagacttttaaagggatttctgagttctacaggaaacctgagtttcccgatcagtttaataagtctaaaatatcttatttatcatttaaaattagtagcaactggaatcgggtcaaaagaccttgtagaactcaagttttggccgaaaagggcatattcggtatttaccgaaccgtagccataaccgcaggttatgagcaggttaaaattaatttaaaatctttaaaaatcccaaaatattattttaccacagtgggtaaaagttttggtgacgaaatcttggtttaggtagccgttatgctaattgcgccgtttattacaaaagtttcttataaatgcgctaattagcataactctcattctaggcctcggattggcgtgaaactttcgggacatgcttagaatttagtaagcaaggttatggtcccttcacgtctctgaaatactcgttttattttaaaaagggcgttacggtcaacttttaagtaattaacggaaatgcgtaaaagactcggataaacaatgaaccggtcacagagggtgataccaacatgtgacctggtcctaagagagtcctaaagcatatctacatttcactaaaacgggtcagaactgaagtcaaagcaaaagtcaaacttttgcgacattcggctccgaaccgggtcaatatagcaaatggccgaatcaaacgagcgtagacaagtttatatacttaatatcatgttttatgatcatcaaaacaggtttcataacatatacattacagattatgcataaaattGCAAAATGACTTTCTATTGACTTTTTGGGtgtacgtttgactcgacattcgacatagttagagtggtgatcagtgggaacccttttagaggtttattacccacgtaaataccaacacataaccacttttgattcgacataagactgagccattaaggatttatcttgaagttaaaccgtagttacgacggtttgatttctaGTTATATTACTAAGCAAACAAGACCATAAATGCTctaaacaacttacagaagcttgcgCACGATTTGGAATGCTAGAAGAAGACTTGGGAGCGTCAGAAATGATCAGAGAaggtgttttgagttgtgattgAGTTGTGAACTATGAAtgcttatttatagtgcaagacaagcccttagatcattacacattggtctataagtgatcatggatgatgggcaggtttATCtaggtgttatgggtcgagtagggggtgcccatgcctcacttATTGCCCATTTGATCCTTCACAAACTCAAAAGGCATGCAAGTtgaaagtttctgcatctgggcgtcccacgcggcccgcatgaaggaATCATGCATCTTTgtcgcgggccgcctgagttcgATATCAGACGCGTATAATTTAGGAAGCTCGCGGCCCACCTCAACTTAACCAAAAATGTAatgcggcccgcgagagggttGTTTTTCAaggattttaaatcttttgtaatgattacgaaatccaggtaattaataacgaaatctttcgtaattattaacctgacctttcgggtttgaaggggtaactttgcggtttggccctcgattatttacaactaagggcctcgtgttatttacccgcattgttaagtccccggttagtttattaattatttggaaagccttaactttcatcgttgacgcttttaacccttctcgtacgaatttaatcataactttctcgttttaaaacggaacttcgcggaatttatatattatattctagtgagcgtattttactattacaaagcctcgggtacgtcaaagggtcactcagaggtataattaaacatgttgacacagttaacccctgtagcttgtaatctcccactttcttccgcgtttcgcttccgtacgatccatgatttattcattTGAAGGTACGGGCACcctttagggttactatacagtatacttacccttgtttgacatttataaccctcgaatttatatactttcaaggtttgtcaactttagtcctttattaaatataatacgccacgtgtaaactcaagacacgtgtcaatacattattggacacaaaaattcgaggtgttacatcctcacccccttaaaataaatctcaaCCCGAGATTTAGTCAAAtaaatagggatatttctctttcatcgtggattcaacttcccacgtgaattcgggacctctacgggcatcccatttaactttaactattggcacatgttttcttcggagctttttcacctatcgatcttcaatcgacaaaggcttctccacaaacttcaagctctcatctatatgcacatccgtgtgtgggatcaccaatgattcatcggcgaagcacttctttagattgcagatgtggaacacattatgaattccattgagctcttccggtaagtttaatttataggcaactgacccgacccgttcgataacctcaaaaggtcctatgtatcgtgggctcagtttacccttcttgccaaaacgcatcacccccttccagggtgatacttttagtaacactttttcacctacctcaaagtgaaaatctttacgcttcggatcagcgtaacttttctgcctatcacgggcagccttgagacgttcccgaatctggacaatcttgtccgttgtctcgaaaactatctctggtcctgataattggacctctcccacttccgcccaacaaacaggcgatctacacttcctaccgtataatgcctcgaaaggcgcaacctttatgctggtatggtagctattgttgtaggagaattcgattaggggtaagttcttatcccaactaccacctaaatcgatagcacatgctcgcagcatgtcttctaacgtttgaatggtacgctcactctgaccgtccgtctgtggatggtaagccgtacttaagttcaaacgcgtgcctaaagattgttggaaactcttccagaaatgtgacgtgtacctagtatccctatcagagataatggatacaggtatgccatgtaaggcgacaatcttatcaacatataactgggccaatgtatcggagctataagtctccttgatgggtaagaaatgagctgacttagtcagtcgatcgactataacccatattgtgtcgtttcctttgctcgtttttggtaacttggtgataaaatccatagttacacactcccatttccattcaggaagttcaggctgttgtagcaagccagatggcttttgatgctcagctttgacttgcgcacaagtcaagcatttggctacataggcggctacagactttttcaagcctatccaccaataatttgcctttaaatcctgatacattttgtctgctccgggatggacagaatatttggaactatgggcttcctggaggataacatcacgtagtcctccataaataggaacccatatccgtccattcaatctcaaaagtccatccttgtgaagagttaactgctcctcagttactcccaacttttccttaggataattagcttccaacacagcctctcgctgtgcagctaatatcctttcaatcaagttattctttacttccatcctcctcgcattgattcggatgggttttaTCCTTTCTTTCCAGCTCAAGgcgtcagcgactacattcgccttgccgggatggtacctgatttcacaatcataatcattcaaggtctccatccaacggcgctgcctcatatttagctccttctgattgaacagatgttggaggcttttgtgatctgaatagatcacaaacttgattccatataaataatgcctacacagttttagtgcgaatacaacggcacccagctccaagtcatgggtggtgtaattcttttcgtgcaccttcaactgccttgaagcataggcaatcaccttgcctttctgcatgagcacacaccccatgccagtgtgtgacgcgtcgcagtagactacgaactcttcagtaccttccggtagcgtcaacacaggagcgttgctcaatctttgtttcaaaatatcaaaggattcttgctgcttagggccccaaataaacttttccttcttcttggtaagagaagttaagggcgcagcaatccttgagaagttctcaatgaatcttcggtagtatcctgccaatcctaggaaactacggatctctgtgggcgtctttggctcttgccaattcatgaccgcctctaccttagcgggatccacctggataccactttcacttacgacatgtccaagaaattggacttctcgtagccagaattcacatttagagaatttggcatagagtttctcgcgatgcagtaattcgagaatacatcgtaggtgtttctcatggtcggctttattccttgaatagataaggatgtcgtcgatgaaaacgatgacaaatttctccaagtacggcttacagacgcgattcatgagatccatgaacgcagccggtgcatttgtgagcccaaaaggcatcactaggaactcgta
This genomic interval carries:
- the LOC110901916 gene encoding uncharacterized protein LOC110901916 — its product is MIEDKSKSRAYSVIHDDEGFDWSQILPDEDRPVTAHGRKASKAQHHVLVAEIHEENKEENVAAEVKEKTREEILKEKTERERFIVGCRMEKMQEEYECFVNKQGEPVVPRSDIVHDDVLLVIPRSGEYYSNVAKDKTYVKRLDKIIRDAMTTKLRKRNEERMKKNIKNLVDDLKKVAEEVKVEEKVKDGVEKAKEKVIEKEAITEEQQVEEVKKEKESSIEVKVESSTDVAGNVVDEKQQKEADQTKTEANTKVPITEAKMNFVHRTSSEKEKELQSRRQSNEEFHAQKKQQQQMSSENNSSFALKSILEKDKLNNTNFLKWHHNLRIVLKMAKRLYVLETPIPTAPENNTVVAKKAFDKHKEDAMEVACLMQATMSPDLQKNMEDMNSFDMIEQLKGMFHKQARQERYDTMKQLISCRMQDGSSVSAHVLKMKGYIYQLNKLGYPLQDEMAVDFIRNSLSSHYDQFVMNFNMNDWVKTMPELHGMLKTAEMNISNKVSQVLMVRPGGVKKPKTKKKSYNNKNKGKAHVVAKPATNKSKQAMKAPLPEER